A stretch of Labrus bergylta chromosome 19, fLabBer1.1, whole genome shotgun sequence DNA encodes these proteins:
- the naxe gene encoding NAD(P)H-hydrate epimerase isoform X1: protein MMLHVKEFPSLWMLSVRALFGIGFLVTSRSASALAQTGACQLSAASNNHKRDCFSGRAASTMAQTIKYLGQEEAQHIDEELFSEYGFSVDQLMELAGLSCATAVTKAYPVTSLVKAKPSLLVICGPGNNGGDGLVCARHLKLFGYEPTILYPKRPNKPLFQGLTTQCQKMEIPFLTEMPEAKIIDEAYNLVIDAIFGFSFKGAVREPFGSILDVLKKTTVPIASIDIPSGWDVEQGSADGLQPDMLISLTAPKKSASLFRGRYHFLGGRFVPPGLERKYQLNLPQYPGTDCVLRL, encoded by the exons ATGATGCTTCATGTGAAG GAGTTTCCATCCCTCTGGATGTTGAGTGTGCGGGCTCTGTTTGGGATCGGCTTCCTGGTGACCTCGAGGTCGGCGTCGGCTCTCGCTCAGACGGGGGCATGCCAGCTGTCTGCTGCCTCTAACAACCACAAGAGGGACTGCTTCAGCGGCAGAGCGGCTTCCACCATGGCTCAGACCATCAAATACCTTGG GCAGGAGGAGGCCCAGCACATTGACGAGGAGCTCTTCAGTGAATACGGCTTCAGTGTGGATCAGCTGATGGAGCTGGCTGGACTCAGCTGTGCCACCGCCGTCACAAAG GCGTATCCAGTTACATCTCTGGTCAAGGCCAAACCCTCCCTGCTGGTGATTTGTGGACCGGGAAACAACGGAGGCGATGGCCTGGTCTGTGCCCGACATCTCAAACTCTTT GGCTACGAGCCGACCATCCTGTACCCGAAGAGGCCAAACAAGCCTCTGTTCCAGGGGCTGACCACGCAGTGCCAGAAAATGGAGATCCCCTTCCTGACTGAGATGCCTGAG gctaAAATCATTGATGAGGCTTACAACCTGGTGATAGACGCCATCTTCGGCTTCAGCTTTAAGGGCGCCGTGCGAGAGCCTTTTGGGTCCATCCTGGACGTTTTGAAGAAGACGACGGTCCCCATAGCCAGCATCGACATCCCCTCAG gctgGGACGTGGAGCAGGGCAGTGCAGACGGACTGCAGCCCGACATGCTCATCTCTCTCACGGCTCCCAAGAAGTCCGCCTCCTTGTTCAGAGGACGATATCACTTCCTGGGAGGACGCTTTGTGCCTCCTGGACTAGAGAGGAAGTACCAGCTCAACCTGCCTCAGTACCCCGGCACAGACTGCGTGTTACGACTGTAG
- the naxe gene encoding NAD(P)H-hydrate epimerase isoform X2 codes for MLSVRALFGIGFLVTSRSASALAQTGACQLSAASNNHKRDCFSGRAASTMAQTIKYLGQEEAQHIDEELFSEYGFSVDQLMELAGLSCATAVTKAYPVTSLVKAKPSLLVICGPGNNGGDGLVCARHLKLFGYEPTILYPKRPNKPLFQGLTTQCQKMEIPFLTEMPEAKIIDEAYNLVIDAIFGFSFKGAVREPFGSILDVLKKTTVPIASIDIPSGWDVEQGSADGLQPDMLISLTAPKKSASLFRGRYHFLGGRFVPPGLERKYQLNLPQYPGTDCVLRL; via the exons ATGTTGAGTGTGCGGGCTCTGTTTGGGATCGGCTTCCTGGTGACCTCGAGGTCGGCGTCGGCTCTCGCTCAGACGGGGGCATGCCAGCTGTCTGCTGCCTCTAACAACCACAAGAGGGACTGCTTCAGCGGCAGAGCGGCTTCCACCATGGCTCAGACCATCAAATACCTTGG GCAGGAGGAGGCCCAGCACATTGACGAGGAGCTCTTCAGTGAATACGGCTTCAGTGTGGATCAGCTGATGGAGCTGGCTGGACTCAGCTGTGCCACCGCCGTCACAAAG GCGTATCCAGTTACATCTCTGGTCAAGGCCAAACCCTCCCTGCTGGTGATTTGTGGACCGGGAAACAACGGAGGCGATGGCCTGGTCTGTGCCCGACATCTCAAACTCTTT GGCTACGAGCCGACCATCCTGTACCCGAAGAGGCCAAACAAGCCTCTGTTCCAGGGGCTGACCACGCAGTGCCAGAAAATGGAGATCCCCTTCCTGACTGAGATGCCTGAG gctaAAATCATTGATGAGGCTTACAACCTGGTGATAGACGCCATCTTCGGCTTCAGCTTTAAGGGCGCCGTGCGAGAGCCTTTTGGGTCCATCCTGGACGTTTTGAAGAAGACGACGGTCCCCATAGCCAGCATCGACATCCCCTCAG gctgGGACGTGGAGCAGGGCAGTGCAGACGGACTGCAGCCCGACATGCTCATCTCTCTCACGGCTCCCAAGAAGTCCGCCTCCTTGTTCAGAGGACGATATCACTTCCTGGGAGGACGCTTTGTGCCTCCTGGACTAGAGAGGAAGTACCAGCTCAACCTGCCTCAGTACCCCGGCACAGACTGCGTGTTACGACTGTAG
- the scn1bb gene encoding sodium channel, voltage-gated, type I, beta b, with protein MAAAAGTAHLLLLSLLCSLFVYQCDGACAEVDSDTEAVAGKGFKLGCISCKRRSEVDGAATVEWYFRAKGEADFVHIYTYNEDGPTIEHDHFMDRVDWNGSKRSNDIQDASIYLLNVTFNDSGTYQCFLNRILFYEFYEYNTIISKVVHLTVVAKATRGTASIVSEVMMYVTIIGLQVWLLIEMIYCYRKIAAAGEEALREAANAEYLAIASESKDNMAGVQVGE; from the exons atggcagcagcagcaggaacagcacatctcctgctcctctcccttCTCTGCAGCCTGTTCG TGTACCAGTGTGACGGGGCGTGTGCAGAAGTGGACTCTGACACAGAGGCCGTAGCAGGAAAGGGCTTCAAGCTGGGCTGCATCTCCTGCAAGAGGAGGAGTGAGGTGGATGGAGCCGCCACAGTCGAGTGGTACTTCAGGGCCAAAGGAGAGGCCGACTTTGTTCAT ATCTACACCTACAACGAGGACGGCCCCACCATCGAACACGACCACTTCATGGACCGCGTAGACTGGAACGGAAGTAAGAGAAGCAATGACATCCAAGATGCGTCTATATACCTGCTCAACGTCACCTTCAACGACTCGGGAACCTACCAATGCTTCTTAAACCGCATCCTCTTCTACGAGTTCTACGAGTACAACACTATCATCAGCAAGGTGGTCCACCTCACCGTGGTGGCTAAAG CCACCAGAGGAACGGCCTCCATCGTGTCTGAGGTCATGATGTACGTGACCATCATTGGCCTTCAGGTGTGGCTCCTCATAGAGATGATATACTGTTACCGGAAGATCGCAGCAGCTGGGGAAGAAGCATTACGAGAAGCAGC AAATGCTGAATATTTAGCCATAGCCTCGGAAAGTAAAGACAACATGGCGGGGGTGCAGGTCGGAGAATAG
- the zbtb22a gene encoding zinc finger and BTB domain-containing protein 22: MDPTCSAATTPAGLTVQVCFPGARAAVLDNLNRQREEGRLCDLSIQVQGHVFRAHRCVLAASSPYFHDQVLLKNVTTVSLPSVMDPVAFESVLSSAYTGQLSIVHDDIVNYVTVASFLQMWHIVDKCTEILKRPRPSAEVTPSEAAAAAAVAAAAPPGTASRQQSPSSTDCLYVEREGRRKERKPDALPPLATWRRPQQFPRLGRPRPTPAQHLADSQLDTLSCYVESDYTSSEEAWVSSHAKTSHYAHDGPGHNSRHNGAFSSGEALKQKVRFHQRGLLQSADRLLDKSREIGDSDEAQERRKNEKREIEADEGVGEEAVVEKKESFAQMGHCDFHPMSSANVASGQVSGKAPVEEVKEKGQRSFMESDPSSDLPGVHACQTGEGAPGPSCSASARVQWQTSPWSEQEQRLQVGEAGSCSKDDDEDEEEEDVDFGCFTGETFSRDTYDEIEERTGQVSQRPLVPASPDFGMASSDVNWPSTSVGQGSTLPPNNSNRHVSPSSAAFPPPASPPTPSSSSSVSLAGAPYTGKVHFCHCGKAYTLKSMRDRHVKMQHLNLRPFGCPVCTKSFKMKHHLTKHLKTHGGLRPYECGLCGKKVIWRDSFLRHQARCERLASSSSANSNNTSTAAVDLDDSYTYGFEDGEAFLASGGQVKVEEVDFHGEMEDGMGGLLGSVSGIADELRTESQSFNTGSHVFKEEASEGFSVN, translated from the exons ATGGATCCGACCTGTAGCGCTGCCACTACTCCCGCTGGTCTGACTGTCCAGGTTTGTTTCCCTGGAGCCCGAGCTGCTGTTTTGGACAATCTGAACCGGCAGCGGGAAGAAGGCCGGCTGTGTGACCTCTCCATCCAAGTGCAGGGTCATGTGTTCAGGGCTCATCGCTGCGTCCTCGCTGCATCCTCACCTTACTTTCATGACCAG GTGTTACTGAAGAACGTTACGACTGTGTCCCTCCCCTCGGTTATGGACCCAGTGGCCTTCGAGAGTGTCCTGAGCTCTGCATATACAGGCCAGCTGAGCATCGTGCATGACGACATCGTTAACTACGTGACTGTGGCCAGCTTCCTCCAGATGTGGCACATCGTGGATAAATGCACTGAGATCCTAAAGAGGCCCCGGCCCTCAGCAGAGGTCACCCCTAgtgaggctgcagcagcagcagcagtagcagcagcagctcccccTGGCACTGCGTCTCGTCAGCAGTCTCCCAGCAGCACAGACTGCTTAtatgtggagagagagggaaggaggaaggagagaaagcctGATGCTTTGCCCCCATTGGCTACATGGAGACGCCCGCAGCAGTTTCCCAGACTGGGTCGCCCTCGGCCCACACCAGCCCAGCACTTAGCTGACTCTCAGCTGGACACCCTCTCTTGCTATGTGGAGAGTGATTACACTAGCTCTGAGGAAGCATGGGTATCCAGCCATGCCAAAACCAGCCACTACGCCCATGACGGACCCGGTCACAATAGCAGGCACAACGGGGCGTTCTCAAGTGGTGAGGCATTAAAGCAGAAAGTCAGGTTCCATCAGCGGGGACTGCTGCAGAGCGCCGATAGACTGCTTGATAAGAGTAGAGAGATTGGAGACAGCGATGAGGcacaagagaggaggaagaacgAGAAAAGAGAGATTGAGGCTGATGAGGGAGTAGGAGAGGAGGCGGTGgtggagaagaaagaaagcTTTGCACAAATGGGACACTGTG ACTTCCACCCAATGTCAAGTGCAAATGTGGCTTCTGGACAAGTGTCAGGGAAGGCCCCcgtggaggaggtgaaggaaaAGGGGCAGAGAAGTTTCATGGAGAGCGATCCCTCCTCGGACCTGCCTGGTGTTCACGCTTGTCAAACAGGTGAGGGCGCCCCGGGTCCTTCCTGTTCAGCTTCGGCCCGGGTGCAGTGGCAGACGAGTCCCTGGTCTGAACAGGAGCAGAGGCTGCAGGTCGGAGAAGCTGGCAGCTGCAGTAAAGATGAcgatgaagacgaggaggaggaagatgtgGACTTTGGATGTTTCACAGGAGAGACTTTTAGCAGAGACACATACGACGAGATCGAAGAGAGAACAGGACAGGTTTCCCAGAGGCCTTTGGTGCCGGCGTCTCCTGACTTCGGCATGGCCAGCTCGGATGTGAACTGGCCCTCTACCAGCGTGGGACAAGGAAGCACGCTGCCCCCCAACAACTCAAATCGCCATGTGTCCCCTTCCTCTGCTGCTTTCCCCCCACCTGCTTCTCCTCCAACTCCATCTTCCTCATCCTCAGTGTCCCTCGCTGGCGCCCCCTACACCGGCAAAGTCCACTTCTGCCACTGCGGCAAAGCCTACACCCTGAAGAGCATGCGTGACCGGCATGTGAAGATGCAGCACCTCAATCTGCGCCCCTTTGGCTGCCCTGTTTGCACCAAGTCCTTCAAGATGAAGCACCACCTTACCAAGCACCTTAAGACTCATGGAGGGCTGCGGCCCTACGAGTGCGGCCTGTGTGGGAAGAAAGTCATTTGGCGAGACAGCTTCCTCAGGCATCAGGCCCGATGTGAGAGACTTGCCTCCAGCTCCTCAGCTAACAGTAACAACACAAGCACAGCAGCTGTGGATCTAGATGACAGCTACACGTACGGATTTGAGGACGGGGAGGCTTTTCTTGCATCAGGAGGACAAGTGAAAGTGGAGGAGGTGGACTTCCACGGGGAGATGGAGGACGGGATGGGTGGCCTGTTAGGCAGTGTGTCTGGGATTGCGGATGAGCTAAGAACTGAGTCACAAAGTTTCAACACAGGTAGTCATGTTTTTAAGGAGGAAGCGAGTGAGGGCTTCAGCGTAAATTAA